The Euphorbia lathyris chromosome 3, ddEupLath1.1, whole genome shotgun sequence genome contains a region encoding:
- the LOC136221833 gene encoding root phototropism protein 3 yields the protein MKNFSLQDPVTFPGKVSPFAAECWFDDACILNMDYFVKTLAGVKAKGVRPELVGSIIAHYASKWLPELSSGERSGMTNNYEESSSPESVTASWMKKRFFVETLVGVLPPEKDSIPCNFLLRLLRTANMVGVEPTYRIELEKRISWQLDQASLKELMIPSFSHTCGTVLDVELVTRLVRRFVSSEIEGGKSGVAALIKVGKVVDSYLAEAALDSNMSLEEFDNLASAIPSHARATDDGLYRAIDTYLKAHPGTTKQERKAVCRLIDSRKLTPEASLHAAQNERLPVRAVIQVLFCEQTKLNRHIDLSGSFSAARSPNPGFDPSAGPAPGRCHSKREINAQQMELKQLREDVVRLQGQCNAMQMQMDRMGEAKKQKKKGLFKWKKFGIISGFKSSSVNVVEREREKERVEEGEVGFWKQTPVNIKTKLVKGKTHPPKWRRSTVS from the exons ATGAAAAATTTTAGTTTACAAGACCCAGTCACTTTCCCGGGAAAAGTATCACCATTCGCGGCAGAATGCTGGTTCGACGACGCATGCATACTCAACATGGATTATTTCGTGAAGACCCTCGCCGGCGTCAAGGCAAAGGGTGTCCGTCCAGAATTGGTGGGCTCAATCATAGCTCACTACGCATCAAAATGGCTACCTGAACTATCTTCCGGTGAAAGATCAGGAATGACCAATAATTACGAAGAATCATCATCACCGGAAAGCGTGACAGCATCatggatgaaaaagagattCTTCGTAGAAACCCTGGTCGGAGTTCTTCCGCCGGAGAAAGATTCGATTCCGTGCAATTTCCTATTAAGGCTTCTCCGGACGGCGAACATGGTGGGGGTGGAGCCGACGTATAGGATTGAGCTTGAGAAGAGGATATCGTGGCAGCTAGACCAAGCTTCGTTGAAAGAGTTAATGATACCGTCGTTTAGCCACACGTGTGGGACAGTGTTGGATGTTGAGTTAGTTACGAGGTTAGTGAGGAGGTTTGTTAGTTCGGAGATAGAAGGTGGGAAAAGTGGAGTTGCTGCTTTAATTAAGGTTGGGAAGGTTGTCGATTCTTATTTAGCAGAAGCTGCTTTGGATTCCAATATGAGTTTGGAAGAGTTTGATAATCTAGCTTCTGCTATACCTTCGCATGCTCGTGCTACTGATGATGGTTTATACCGTGCCATTGATACTTATCTCAAG GCACATCCAGGAACAACAAAGCAAGAAAGAAAAGCAGTATGCAGATTAATAGACAGCAGGAAGTTAACCCCAGAAGCATCACTCCATGCTGCTCAAAACGAAAGATTACCAGTTCGTGCTGTAATTCAAGTCTTATTCTGTGAGCAAACCAAGCTCAATCGTCACATAGACTTGAGTGGCTCATTCAGCGCTGCTCGGAGTCCCAACCCAGGCTTCGACCCTTCCGCAGGGCCTGCGCCTGGGCGCTGCCATTCGAAGCGTGAAATAAATGCACAACAAATGGAGCTGAAGCAGCTGAGGGAAGATGTAGTGAGGCTGCAGGGGCAGTGCAATGCGATGCAAATGCAAATGGATAGAATGGGGGAGGctaagaagcagaagaagaaagGTTTGTTTAAATGGAAGAAATTTGGGATCATTTCTGGGTTTAAAAGTAGCAGTGTTAATGTTGTtgaaagggaaagggaaaaggAAAGGGTTGAAGAAGGTGAAGTTGGATTTTGGAAGCAGACTCCGGTTAATATCAAGACTAAGTTGGTTAAAGGTAAAACTCATCCTCCCAAGTGGAGAAGATCTACTGTCTCTTGA
- the LOC136222171 gene encoding plastidic ATP/ADP-transporter, with amino-acid sequence MEAVLHAKGLFSLPPNPKARASLFPSQGLKQRLFSAKPKSLSGLSLSSNGFPRLPSVVSKPNAFPPKDRNLHICRAEAAAAAEGFGEVEQPKFLGIELTTLKKIIPLGLMFFCILFNYTILRDTKDVLVVTARGSSAEIIPFLKTWVNLPLAIGFMLLYNQLSNVLSKQALFYTVIVPFIAFFGAFGFLLYPLSNHLHPQAFADKLLNVLGPRFLGPIAIMRIWSFCLFYVMAELWGSVVISVLFWGLANQITTVDEAKKFYPMFGLGANIALIFSGRTVKYFSNMRKSLGPGVDGWALSLKGMMSIVVLMGLAICGCYWWVNNYVPAPTVSRKKKQKPKMGAMESMKFLISSRYIRDLAMLVVAYGISINLVEVTWKSKLKAQFPSPNEYSSFMGDFSTATGVATFLMMLLSQFIFNKYGWGVAAKITPTVLLITGVGFFSLILFGAPLSPALASIGMTPLLAAVYVGAMQNIFSKSAKYSLFDPCKEMAYIPLDEETKVKGKAAIDVVCNPLGKSGGALIQQFMILTFGSLANSTPYLGATLLVIVLAWLAAAQSLDKQFTVLSQEDELEKELERAAVKIPVVSEDKTGNGYLPSGSAFNPAAGDSSSSSSETSSRKL; translated from the exons ATGGAAGCTGTCTTACACGCCAAAGGCCTTTTTTCTCTACCTCCTAATCCTAAAGCCAGAGCTTCCCTATTTCCATCACAGGGTTTAAAGCAGAGACTTTTTTCTGCAAAACCAAAAAGCCTTTCTGGTTTATCTCTATCTTCTAATGGGTTTCCTCGATTACCAAGCGTTGTGTCAAAACCAAATGCTTTTCCCCCAAAAGATAGGAATTTGCATATTTGCAGGGCAGAGGCTGCGGCTGCTGCTGAAGGGTTTGGTGAAGTTGAGCAGCCTAAGTTCTTGGGTATTGAGCTAACTactcttaaaaaaattatcccTCTTGGTTTGATGTTCTTTTGTATTCTTTTTAATTACACAATTCTTAGAGATACAAAAGATGTATTAGTTGTGACTGCTAGAGGGAGCAGTGCTGAGATTATACCATTTCTGAAAACTTGGGTGAATTTGCCTTTGGCTATTGGGTTTATGTTGCTATACAATCAATTGTCTAATGTCTTGTCTAAGCAAGCTCTCTTTTATACCGTAATTGTTCCTTTTATTGCTTTCTTTGGGGCTTTTGGATTTCTCTTGTATCCTCTTAGCAATCATCTCCACCCTCAAGCATTTGCTGATAAGCTGCTCAATGTTCTTGGCCCAAGGTTTCTTGGTCCTATTGCAATTATGAGGATTTGGTCCTTCTGTTTGTTCTATGTTATGGCTGAATTGTGGGGAAGTGTGGTCATTTCAGTTCTCTTCTGGGGACTTGCTAATCAG ATCACTACTGTGGATGAAGCCAAGAAATTCTATCCCATGTTCGGGCTTGGGGCAAATATTGCCCTAATTTTCTCTGGTAGAACAGTGAAGTATTTCTCTAATATGAGAAAGAGCTTGGGTCCTGGAGTTGATGGATGGGCCCTCTCACTCAAAGGAATGATGAGTATTGTGGTTCTGATGGGGCTCGCCATTTGTGGTTGTTACTGGTGGGTGAATAACTATGTGCCTGCCCCGACCGTTAGCAGGAAGAAGAAG CAAAAGCCAAAGATGGGTGCAATGGAGAGCATGAAATTCCTGATTTCTTCAAGATACATTAGAGATCTTGCCATGTTGGTTGTTGCATATGGTATTAGCATCAACTTGGTTGAGGTTACCTGGAAATCGAAGCTCAAAGCGCAG TTCCCGAGCCCGAATGAGTACTCCTCTTTTATGGGTGACTTTTCAACTGCAACCGGAGTAGCAACTTTCTTGATGATGCTTCTTAGCCAGTTTATATTTAACAAATATGGATGGGGAGTTGCAGCGAAAATCACGCCTACAGTCCTGCTTATAACCGGAGTGGGTTTCTTCTCTCTTATCTTGTTTGGGGCTCCTCTTTCACCTGCTCTTGCATCAATTGGGATGACTCCGCTTCTTGCTGCTGTATATGTGGGGGCTATGCAAAACATTTTCAGCAAGAGTGCGAAATACAGCTTGTTTGATCCTTGTAAAGAAATGGCTTATATTCCTTTGGATGAGGAGACCAAG GTTAAAGGAAAGGCAGCTATCGATGTTGTCTGCAATCCGTTGGGAAAGTCTGGAGGAGCTCTCATTCAACAATTTATGATCCTGACATTTGGTTCACTTGCAAATTCGACTCCTTACCTTGGAGCAACGCTTCTGGTGATTGTGTTGGCATGGTTAGCTGCAGCCCAGTCTCTTGATAAACAGTTCACCGTTTTGAGCCAGGAAGACGAGCTGGAGAAGGAGTTGGAGAGAGCAGCTGTTAAGATCCCAGTTGTGTCCGAAGACAAAACTGGAAACGGTTATCTTCCAAGTGGGTCTGCATTCAACCCAGCAGCTGGTGATTCGAGCAGCAGTTCATCGGAAACATCTTCGCGAAAGCTCTAA